From the Nitrospira sp. genome, one window contains:
- a CDS encoding NAD(+)/NADH kinase: MQRKSIGILTKPKFPEVKETLQSVVSWLRAKNIVALLDTTSAALLGETGGIQKTQLANQADVLLVLGGDGTMLNAARLAGERGIPILGVNMGGLGFLTEVRLENLYPSLERVFANDFVLDERLMLKTHVHRHGETVTQGAVLNDVVISKGTLARMIELKIAIQGEFVTNLRGDGLIVSTPTGSTAYSLSAGGPILAPAVQSLVLTPICPHTLTHRPLIVPAGAEIEVTLTSKDDGAMATMDGQVGVAISQGDTIEIKVSEHRTRLIRFPETRYYEVLREKLKWGDG, from the coding sequence ATGCAACGTAAGAGCATTGGCATTCTCACGAAGCCGAAATTTCCAGAGGTCAAGGAAACGCTGCAGAGCGTTGTCTCCTGGTTGCGGGCGAAGAATATCGTTGCGCTATTAGATACGACGTCCGCTGCATTGCTTGGCGAGACCGGGGGAATTCAGAAAACGCAGCTGGCCAATCAGGCCGATGTGTTGTTGGTATTAGGTGGTGACGGGACGATGTTGAATGCGGCGCGGCTCGCCGGCGAACGGGGCATTCCCATTCTCGGGGTCAACATGGGCGGGCTGGGGTTTCTTACCGAAGTCCGTCTGGAGAATCTCTATCCCTCGCTTGAGCGAGTCTTTGCCAACGACTTTGTGTTGGATGAGCGTCTGATGCTCAAGACCCATGTGCACCGGCATGGGGAAACGGTGACGCAAGGGGCTGTCCTCAATGATGTCGTGATCAGCAAGGGCACCTTGGCGAGAATGATTGAGCTGAAAATTGCCATTCAGGGCGAGTTCGTGACGAATTTGCGCGGCGACGGATTGATCGTCAGCACCCCGACAGGATCGACCGCCTACTCTCTTTCGGCCGGCGGTCCGATCCTAGCTCCGGCAGTGCAGTCGTTGGTGTTGACCCCGATCTGTCCCCACACGCTCACCCATCGTCCGTTGATTGTCCCGGCTGGAGCGGAAATCGAAGTGACGCTGACCAGTAAGGATGACGGAGCGATGGCCACCATGGATGGCCAGGTGGGTGTGGCTATTTCGCAAGGCGATACGATTGAGATCAAAGTCTCGGAACATCGCACGAGGCTGATCCGGTTTCCAGAGACGCGATATTATGAAGTGTTGCGGGAGAAGCTGAAATGGGGAGACGGCTGA
- a CDS encoding class II fumarate hydratase, which produces MKKSSGTQPANTRIERDTMGELAVPSDAYYGVQTARAIENFPISSLRMPRSVIRAMGLIKRAAASVNQSLGLLDKKPADAIKAAATEVVEGKLDAEFPVDIFQTGSGTSTNMNTNEVISNRATELLGGARGSKLVHPNDHVNLGQSSNDVIPTAIHIAAGELMQQQLIPALTRLQKALDRKAKEFDKIVKIGRTHLQDATPVRLGQEFGGYARQIELGIQRVKRAQDALSEVALGGTAVGTGLNCHPKFSSKVMAIISKETGCAFTEAKNHFEAQSAQDSLVEASGELRTVTVSLMKIANDVRWLGSGPRCGLGEINLPETQPGSSIMPGKVNPVIAESVTMVCAQVIGNDVTVTIGGQAANFELIVMLPVMAYNLLQSIELLASVSNNFAVKCIDGIKANEERCKSLIEESLAMCTALAPEIGYEAAAKLAKDAYKSGKTVREVAKEQKVLSDKRLTELLDPWRMTMPGGPVGSAGG; this is translated from the coding sequence ATGAAGAAGTCATCAGGAACACAGCCCGCAAACACCCGCATTGAACGCGACACGATGGGCGAATTGGCCGTCCCCTCGGATGCCTACTACGGCGTGCAAACCGCGCGCGCCATCGAGAATTTCCCGATCAGCTCCCTCCGCATGCCGCGGTCGGTGATCCGGGCCATGGGGCTGATCAAGCGCGCCGCTGCCAGTGTCAATCAATCGCTGGGTCTCCTGGACAAGAAACCCGCGGACGCGATCAAGGCGGCGGCCACCGAAGTGGTCGAGGGGAAACTCGACGCCGAATTTCCGGTCGACATTTTCCAAACCGGATCCGGCACCTCCACCAACATGAATACCAACGAAGTGATTTCGAACCGGGCCACCGAGCTTCTCGGCGGCGCACGCGGGAGCAAATTGGTCCACCCGAACGATCACGTCAATTTGGGGCAATCCAGCAACGACGTGATTCCCACGGCGATTCACATCGCCGCAGGGGAGTTGATGCAGCAACAGCTCATTCCGGCCCTGACCCGTTTGCAGAAAGCCCTCGACCGCAAGGCCAAGGAGTTCGACAAGATCGTCAAGATCGGCCGTACCCATTTGCAAGATGCCACACCGGTGCGACTGGGCCAGGAGTTCGGCGGCTATGCGCGCCAGATTGAGCTTGGTATTCAGCGCGTGAAGCGCGCACAAGATGCCCTCAGCGAAGTCGCCCTCGGCGGCACCGCGGTGGGTACCGGACTGAACTGTCATCCAAAATTTTCCTCGAAAGTCATGGCCATCATTTCCAAAGAAACCGGCTGCGCCTTCACAGAAGCCAAGAATCATTTCGAGGCCCAGTCGGCTCAGGATTCGTTGGTTGAAGCCAGCGGGGAGTTGCGGACAGTGACCGTGAGCCTGATGAAGATCGCCAATGATGTGCGCTGGCTCGGCTCAGGCCCGCGCTGCGGGTTGGGAGAAATCAATCTGCCGGAAACGCAGCCAGGCTCGTCGATTATGCCGGGGAAAGTGAACCCCGTGATTGCCGAATCCGTGACGATGGTCTGCGCCCAGGTCATCGGCAACGATGTCACCGTCACGATCGGCGGACAGGCGGCCAACTTCGAATTGATCGTCATGCTGCCGGTCATGGCCTACAATCTCCTGCAATCGATCGAGCTGCTCGCCTCCGTCTCCAATAACTTTGCCGTTAAATGTATCGACGGCATCAAAGCCAATGAAGAGCGCTGCAAGAGTCTGATCGAGGAAAGCCTGGCGATGTGTACGGCGCTCGCGCCGGAAATCGGTTACGAGGCGGCCGCCAAGCTGGCCAAAGATGCCTATAAGTCCGGCAAGACCGTACGCGAAGTCGCGAAGGAGCAGAAAGTGCTCTCCGACAAACGCCTCACCGAATTGCTCGATCCCTGGCGCATGACCATGCCTGGCGGCCCGGTAGGGAGTGCGGGGGGATAA
- a CDS encoding fused MFS/spermidine synthase → MAIVWSATIFLSAFLLFLVQPMMAKMILPMLGGTPAVWNACMLFFQTSLLAGYGYVHLLNSWVAPRRQVFVHLLLLAVPLFLLPIGIPAAWTSPDQTNPVLWVLLLLTVSIGLPFFMLSTTAPLLQKWFSWTPHPSARDPYFLYAASNAGSMVALLGYPFAIEPWVPLRGTQGLSQTMLWSIGYGVLVALLGTCAWLLRREHAHGAATTPPRSTAQTTAPLSPLPMLIRLRWILLAFIPSSLLLGATTHLTLNVAAIPLLWVVPLALYLLSFILVFAKWSPANHRAMVITLPVVLLLLIFNAIPFAPSLTYLVQFLLPLVGLSLVAMVCHGELARTRPATDRLTIFYLLMSIGGALGGLFNALIAPVVFSDIYEYDIMLVLAACVLPRLEGADPLWLSHWISSRWGARVRNAGDLPWMAGAGLTTALCTALSYSLDEPPLILDAALAGIPLLLCYACIRKPLHFGLALGAVLITANVISNAFDDPVLYRTRSFFGVLTVKADGDVHRLKHGTINHGMQRMQPEMRRESVSYFHPAGPYGQVFAAFSGTKSKKRIAVTGLGIAALANYAEQGQSLTFYEIDPAVVEIAQTPRLFTYYDDAVRRGVDLRVVVGDARLKMLEAPDGAYDMVILDAFTSDAIPVHLLTREAMEMYLRKLAPNGLLVIHISNRYLALEPVLGNLEHVLHLFGLKQFGTSDDTILQYAADIVVMAKEKEAFGALGKDPRWTPLQQSSSVGLWSDDFSNVVRAIRWSK, encoded by the coding sequence TTGGCCATAGTCTGGTCGGCGACGATCTTCCTGAGCGCCTTCTTACTGTTTCTCGTCCAGCCCATGATGGCAAAGATGATCCTCCCGATGTTGGGGGGGACCCCGGCGGTCTGGAATGCCTGCATGTTGTTCTTTCAGACCTCGCTCTTGGCGGGGTACGGGTATGTCCATCTCCTGAATTCATGGGTCGCGCCTCGTCGCCAGGTATTCGTCCATCTGCTCTTGCTGGCTGTTCCGCTGTTCCTCCTGCCCATCGGCATCCCAGCCGCATGGACGTCTCCCGACCAGACCAACCCTGTGCTCTGGGTGCTCCTTCTCTTGACCGTGTCGATCGGCCTTCCCTTCTTCATGCTCTCCACGACGGCCCCGCTCTTACAGAAGTGGTTTTCTTGGACCCCTCATCCGTCTGCTCGAGATCCCTATTTCTTGTATGCCGCAAGTAATGCGGGCAGCATGGTGGCATTACTGGGCTATCCGTTCGCGATCGAACCCTGGGTTCCCCTCAGAGGCACACAAGGATTGTCGCAGACGATGCTCTGGAGCATCGGGTATGGAGTCCTTGTCGCCCTTCTTGGAACATGCGCGTGGCTCCTCAGGCGCGAACACGCGCACGGAGCGGCGACAACGCCCCCCAGGTCGACGGCTCAGACAACTGCGCCGCTCTCGCCGCTTCCCATGCTCATTCGCCTGCGCTGGATCCTCCTGGCCTTCATTCCCTCGAGCCTGTTACTGGGGGCCACGACCCACCTCACGCTCAATGTCGCAGCCATTCCATTGCTGTGGGTCGTCCCTCTCGCGCTGTATCTGCTGAGTTTTATTCTCGTGTTCGCGAAATGGTCTCCGGCCAATCACCGAGCCATGGTCATCACCTTACCGGTCGTACTGCTGCTCCTGATATTCAACGCCATCCCCTTTGCCCCATCACTTACATATCTCGTTCAATTCCTGCTCCCTCTCGTGGGGTTGAGTCTGGTGGCGATGGTCTGTCATGGCGAACTAGCCAGAACGAGGCCCGCGACAGACCGGCTGACGATCTTCTATTTACTCATGTCCATTGGCGGGGCGCTCGGAGGCCTCTTCAATGCCCTGATTGCGCCGGTTGTGTTCAGCGACATCTATGAATACGACATCATGCTCGTGCTCGCCGCCTGTGTGCTGCCACGTCTAGAAGGCGCCGATCCGCTGTGGCTGTCGCACTGGATCTCTTCCCGGTGGGGCGCACGCGTGCGGAACGCGGGAGATCTGCCGTGGATGGCAGGAGCGGGACTGACCACCGCGCTCTGTACGGCCCTCAGCTATTCGTTGGATGAACCGCCGCTCATCCTGGACGCCGCCCTCGCCGGTATTCCGTTGCTGCTGTGTTATGCCTGTATCCGGAAACCGCTTCACTTTGGATTGGCGCTCGGCGCGGTGCTCATTACCGCCAACGTCATCAGTAACGCGTTCGATGATCCAGTCCTGTACCGGACACGCTCATTCTTCGGCGTGCTCACGGTCAAAGCGGATGGAGATGTGCATCGGCTGAAGCACGGCACTATCAACCACGGCATGCAGCGTATGCAGCCGGAGATGCGACGAGAATCGGTGAGCTACTTTCATCCCGCCGGACCCTACGGACAAGTGTTTGCCGCGTTCAGCGGGACCAAATCCAAGAAGCGTATTGCCGTCACGGGCCTCGGCATCGCGGCATTGGCCAATTATGCCGAGCAGGGGCAGTCGCTGACATTTTACGAAATCGATCCGGCGGTGGTAGAGATTGCGCAAACTCCCAGGTTGTTTACGTATTACGACGACGCCGTCCGCCGCGGGGTCGATCTGCGGGTCGTTGTGGGTGATGCCCGGCTGAAAATGCTGGAAGCTCCGGACGGCGCCTACGACATGGTCATCCTGGACGCGTTTACCTCAGATGCGATCCCGGTTCATCTTCTCACCCGCGAAGCGATGGAGATGTATCTGCGGAAATTGGCTCCCAACGGTTTATTGGTCATTCACATCTCCAATCGGTATCTGGCGCTCGAGCCGGTATTGGGGAACCTCGAACACGTCCTTCATTTATTTGGGTTGAAACAGTTCGGCACGTCGGATGACACGATCCTGCAATATGCGGCGGACATCGTGGTCATGGCAAAAGAGAAAGAAGCCTTCGGCGCCCTGGGCAAGGATCCACGGTGGACACCACTGCAACAATCCTCATCGGTCGGCCTCTGGTCCGATGATTTCTCGAACGTCGTACGCGCCATTCGATGGAGCAAATAG
- a CDS encoding FAD-dependent oxidoreductase encodes MSAQGKHVIIVAGAGPAGMAASNMLAKAGHDVIILNRDIKFGGLAEYGIFPAKLKLRGGLKKQYWEMLEQPNVHYFGNVSIGKGKDLTVEDVRALGASAVVFAIGAQGTKAIGVEGDSAEGVFHAKDVVYHFNRLPGFGDRPFEVGKHVAVIGAGDVMVDIAHWLIRYKKVERVTAIVRRGPLERKYNPKEIRSVCANMDVEGITAEVARIKDRLAAVGQNADEVLKGLTDEFTKCEPAVSPTKMGFKFLASPKRILVDGNNRVRGLEMEDNKLEPKGTDTAAVGLKQYYEFPCDAVVFAVGDKVDETVGLPYKNGLFVTNPNKTNNDPDDALFQAYDEATGKAVDGVFLTGWARKASEGLVGVAKRDGEWCAEVVTRYLDTKNQGQPVSAKAVTDKLTGLLKERKSRPVNLAGLKALDAAEKAHSGATDCIGEFKYATNQEMLNLIERHSH; translated from the coding sequence ATGAGCGCACAGGGTAAGCATGTGATCATTGTGGCCGGAGCCGGACCAGCCGGAATGGCCGCTTCAAATATGCTGGCGAAGGCCGGCCATGACGTCATCATACTGAACCGCGACATCAAGTTCGGCGGGCTGGCAGAATACGGAATATTTCCGGCCAAGCTGAAATTGCGCGGCGGCCTGAAAAAGCAATATTGGGAAATGCTGGAGCAGCCGAACGTGCACTACTTCGGCAACGTGTCCATCGGGAAGGGGAAAGACCTGACCGTGGAGGACGTTCGCGCTCTCGGCGCCAGCGCAGTTGTCTTTGCGATCGGCGCACAAGGCACCAAGGCCATCGGCGTAGAGGGGGATTCGGCAGAGGGGGTATTCCATGCCAAGGATGTGGTCTACCACTTCAACCGCTTGCCGGGATTCGGCGATCGGCCGTTTGAAGTCGGAAAGCATGTGGCTGTGATCGGAGCCGGCGACGTCATGGTCGATATCGCCCATTGGCTGATTCGCTATAAGAAGGTGGAACGCGTCACGGCCATCGTGCGACGCGGCCCCCTGGAACGAAAATACAACCCGAAAGAAATCCGGTCAGTCTGCGCGAATATGGATGTCGAGGGGATCACCGCAGAAGTGGCGCGCATCAAGGACCGTCTCGCCGCCGTCGGCCAGAATGCCGACGAAGTCCTGAAAGGTCTGACGGACGAATTCACTAAGTGCGAACCGGCCGTCAGCCCCACGAAAATGGGGTTCAAGTTCTTGGCATCGCCGAAACGCATTTTGGTCGATGGCAACAATCGGGTGCGCGGCTTGGAGATGGAAGACAATAAGCTGGAGCCTAAAGGCACCGACACGGCCGCCGTCGGACTCAAGCAGTATTACGAGTTCCCCTGCGACGCCGTCGTCTTTGCGGTCGGCGACAAGGTGGACGAGACCGTAGGGCTCCCCTATAAGAACGGACTGTTTGTCACCAATCCCAACAAGACCAACAACGATCCAGACGATGCGCTTTTCCAGGCCTATGACGAGGCGACCGGGAAAGCCGTGGATGGGGTCTTCCTCACAGGATGGGCGCGTAAGGCCAGCGAAGGGCTCGTTGGTGTCGCCAAGCGAGACGGGGAGTGGTGCGCGGAAGTGGTGACTCGCTATCTGGACACAAAGAATCAAGGCCAGCCGGTCTCAGCAAAAGCCGTCACAGACAAACTCACTGGTTTGTTGAAGGAACGAAAAAGCCGACCGGTGAACCTTGCAGGACTTAAAGCGCTCGATGCCGCGGAGAAAGCCCATAGCGGCGCGACGGACTGTATCGGGGAATTCAAATACGCCACCAACCAAGAAATGCTCAACTTGATCGAGCGGCACTCGCACTAG